The Culex pipiens pallens isolate TS chromosome 2, TS_CPP_V2, whole genome shotgun sequence DNA window ttttaaccctgatcacaaatccaaaTTCTTGCCGgattccgttttttgatatctcctgacggaggggcagtacgacccctaaattcgaaaaaatacgtgttttcaataatctgtaaaatggtgatgatttggaaaatttgagtcGAAGagacttttttataaattggaTACCCGATTTGAAAGCGTcctcaaaatttagaaaaaaaacttatttaatccatccttaggtggttggcgccttcctcacatttaaagggtgctttccaaaatagacacaaaatggcggtgtttttcagtgttttatcaatttgactcattattcatacagatcttcatattgcagggcacttatgtgcttacaacttatggtAGGGTAGTCAGaccttcaattcaattcatgattgatctgagatccggcctccaaaaagtgcgtaaataacacttaagcgcttataacttttaatagggttgtcaaatcttcaatggacccgttggaaaggtcttttaaatacctttctggaaatgtatagcatgacgggttttcttacaaaaaccactctttttacaatcttccggacttatgggaccccaagacggattgaatgacgccaaaacggacaaaatcggtttagcctatgtcgagataatcgagtgaccaTTTTTTGATcagcatcccaccacacacacagacatttgctcagaatttgattctgagtcgataggtatacatgaaggtgggtccagAAGGTTTAATTGAGAAGTCCATTTTtctagtgattttatagcctttcctcagtaacgtgaggaaggcaaaaaacgtgatttttattgaatacaataatacaataatacaaaacattttttcgtaaaatcgcgctAATTCATTaaggttacaagcaaacccctttatattttgttttaacaTCAGCATTTTTGTAGGTTATTATCTATTCTTTGTGGAACATTGATACACTccaaaaaataactctgcaaagttacacaaacattaaattttaaaatgttaaatgaaATAATGACTCTTCTGGGTTGTTGCAGATTCATAAAGTACATTAaacttcccgaaaaaaaatgtggcaaaAAATTTACGTTGCGAggcgaaaaatagaaaaaatgcgaaactatattaatatttttttttttttttgacttgctcatccgatggaaggcgtgatcaaTTTCGTCTCGCCAACTAGGATTTTATCAAGGTTAGGAAATGAGggtcaaaaaattctaaaaactaaatatctattttcaatgcaataatgaaaatatgtttttccttTAACTATTACATCTATTTCCAATCTGTGGTTAACCCATGGAGCATGTCGTCGGAGATGTAAAATAAACCAGCTCAATTTGGTTTTGCTGGTGCCGttattcaacaacaaaaaaaatagatttttcactATGCCACAGAAAGCTTCATATTTATCAATTGACGTTGAAATTAATCGCAAAATGGCCAAAGTACTAAAAAGGTTACATTtctgtattattattttttatttattttttgttaacccGATAAAAGGTCCACTCTCAATTTGAGGTGCTTGGGTCATCTACTGTTGCATCTAATCGAGTTCATATTTTAAATTCAGTGTCGTCAactggggcaaatcaggactACAGACTGAACACAGTCGTTTTAGAGAACCTAATAAATGGTTTAACTTTGGAAATcgatgtattatttttttgtgttctgATTCTCTTCTTGTCGAAACAactcaaataattcaaaatattgtacAAAAACATGGTTAAAACGGATGTCCTAATTTGCCCATGTACCAAATCAATCAcctaatcaacttttttttttgcatattgttGGTTTGTGTTATTCAAGATAAGTAAGATTAATAAGGatcgaaataaaattaaaatcattcaaaatggtgCCAGCTCTTTCCCTCAACCTGGCAACCCGTCCCTCGGCGCGAGTGTGAGACACAAGGAAAATCCACCACGACGAGCAAAAAGGAGCCCACCGGAGCCGTATGCCGAGGAGAGTGTGTGTATGAGAATGTGAGTGACCTATAATTTTTCCACCACTTGaggttttcatcaattttcctcAATCGGAAACACGGAGGGGTTGCTTCACACGGCGATTGATGTCTTTCCAGCGATTCTGCCCCCGCGGAATCCGCGTTTCCTCCAAGGCTTTCAGGGAAGTTTCGCAGGGGGGGGGACCTTTTCGTGGGGTGATACTATCGGCAGATAATccttggcagcagcagcagcagtagtccCGAGATCTCGGAGGACTGATGGACGGACGGACGGACGAGTTAGACGGTCACACGCGAGACGCTATACGCAATACGCCTCAGCTGCACACAGCAAaagcacgcacgcacgcacggcCACGGCGTTTTTTTGTAGTACGGAATCCACGACGGAGGAATCTACTGGCCGGCCATGGTTGGAGCTTTTCCCGATGCGTTGGAAAATCGTGTCCCGTTTGATCTatcctcgtttttttttctacccTTCTTCTCACTTCTTATCACACTTTGGGACAACGATTCCTtctgccgtcgtcgtcgtcgccgtgctCCACCAACCAACCCATCAGAGTTCGAACCACTACCAGGACTGCCAGGACTCGATTTCACTCTACAACACAAGTTCCCAACATATTaggaaaatgggaaaaatcCTCTCCTTTTGAAATccaagagagagaaagagagaaatttTCCTCCaaaaaacgcacacacacaaacgaGGCGTAAAACACCCCCTTGTCGGAATGCCGTCGCAGGATAACGAGGCTCTTTCTGGGGGGGTTGTAGTGTTTATTGGGCGTGTGTATTGGTGTGGTATGTTGCGCTTATGCGCAAATGTTAGATAAAACACCCACCGCTGCTCCTTTCATGCAGACCCCGCACATGAGGCACCATCAGACACCGCGCGTCAAACACGCCAGGATATCCGTCGATTGGGAAAACGGGGGGTTTTAAAGTGGTTTATTTGATataaccttcaaatttaaaagtgcaacatattttaaatttcaagatttcactactagagtgtaaaccttctgatggccgactgcttagcgtcccagaccaccaatccaaaggtgtgagttcgattcccacctgattcattatTCTGCCTACtgtgcccatttgatttttttcttgaccggttccttccgaagtgcgtataccgctatacccttttcttcaaacaagtgtGGTTTGAGCTCAATTTATGTAaggattaaaggattaacactaATATTACATATTACTATTGCGCAAAAATAATCACTCAACAGCATGGCGCGAGTAGGATTGCGAGCATTTAACTCAAAacaaggtgtccgaaggcttgattgttgaggcaattgcaaacctatttttacacctaagcatccatccaccccgggattctaactgacgacctttggattgtgagtccaactgtcgaccagcgactccaccgagacaagaCCCaaagagacgactcctacacctgagctgaactaacgacctaacctctaggttaatTCGAGgctaacatttacttccccgtccgacggaaggcgtgatcagaccagtgttggtattatcgcgctctcgcgagaaaattttctctccctcgagttctcgccgtgagtctcgagctgccgagagaaactcaccgattgcccgtgctctcctccgctcgcgaacgggctttctcgcgagccagaattgcccgttcgcgagaagttgaacgttttagaaacgaacaaaaaacaacacagcgattgaagttacacctctataccatcgcctggttcgtattcataagcctgataaacaaattgctagttTGGGGCaaacggctagcacgaggcgagagcgagcgctcgcggcgagagcgagaacgcgaacgaaaatgcgagcgcgaacgaaaatgcgagcgcgagcgagaagagaaaagtactacaagttctctccctcgttcgcgagcgagaaatgctttccttcttctcgctcgaattccaacaatggATCAGACACATTTCTACccgaaaatgccaccgggaccttctgggatcaaacccaggctgacggggtgagaggcaaccaagcttgcccctacaccacgggttcTATTGTACTTTGTAGAGAGCCTGGAGTTTAaactccaggctctctagtattgtggatttagctcgtagctggattttctggcatcttctcacggtcattggaaacggtcgtggatagacctaggggttcccagttggagtgaaaaaaaatcaatttatagaaaaattatggattaacattttgcttttttatcacttctccgatATCAGAAATagttgtttgaacatgctcgcaatttttttattcggtcggaaaaatattatttttcttgaaaaaactttcatttttaatcacatgatcactcctaattctggctcgatgccgccatcatgcgaccgcttgctccgtttgtttgtcaacaaatctgcagctggatggtgagacgaagtgaggggggaagagattttgacatttttatgcccgcatctggcccgccgcctatttcgtcggtcactgagCCGCCGGTCGTTGTcagtgaccgagtccagctaggtactgatcgtacaataattacttttggtaaacttttataaggTAAAGCCGTTGAGCatgtttgaagaaaaacatgCTTAGGTCGATTGTatcaaaacaccgcgacagaagcaattgcaacagataaacacgactcaacattcAGGAAGATTGCAGGAGAAAACaatgcaatttgttttttttgctcaaatgaaagttgataggcacactataaatggttatgGTTACACTTtaatacttacatcaaacctaAAACAATGTATGTACTGCCCCCGGAACGAATTCAAATGCGTAACCGGTAAAGGTGTGAATGCCTGGCACAAACACTCAAAGGGTGTTCTAgtgtgttgctcgtactgactcagagctaGAGTGAGATGTAGATGTAATTACAGTATGTGTTCTTTGaaaacctggtgcataagataggtcaaggcccgttcgtacactgaaaattgcgaaaattacgaattgcGATTCAAATTAAACTGACAAGTTGTTTATTCAActaaaaatgggtttatttcgcGAATAAGGTTACAATGATATACCGATCGAATTCAGCGGTCGCCTGCTAGTGACCGCTTTAGTACGCATCAACGCGTGGCGGTTTAGCGTAATATTCTTCAGACTTCTTGTCACCCAACAATCCCTGACGATGTCTCTCCAGCCGCATCGCCTACAAAAAAGAGAAATTGTTAATCTCCAGCCAAGATTTAACCGGCGTACCAACGCTCTTACCCGGAATCTGGCAACCTGTTTGCTCATGATGGCACACTCCTTGAAGTCGGCCAGCAGGTCGGCGCACTTTTCATTGCCACGAATGGTTCCGTACGCCTCCAGGCAATCGATGGCTGCCATTTCCATTGGGCCGCACTTGTCGTACTGCTGGAAGTTGACCATCGAGGCGGTTAGATCCGTGAAGGGCGAACGGAAGAACGGTCCCAGCGACATCTGAAAAACGGAGAGAGTTTCAGTCAGGGGAGATGTTTACAAGAATACTGTCAAACTCGGAACAATCGCAAAAATAATACGGTGATGTAACCAAAGAGATTTGGATAATTTGTTTGGACGGAAAATAACCGgctcttaaacattttttgtgtattcTGCTACACCATGAATGGTTGCATTACTGCACTAGTGCAATGTAACAATAAATATTAGTAATAATTATATCCTTTTTTACGAATATTTCAACCTTTTTCAAGATTTAAGATTCGGCAGCACACGAAACGAAATACACAACCCGGATTGacagttctagagtttttgacAAGTATGACAAACAAATGAAATGGAAGGAACAACATGGAAAGGAAACTTTAGTACATAATGTTGTTTAGTACTGACCCTACACgctcaaaagtatttttttctcatatCGGGTGTattgcactgcctcaagcgaactctgtaAATGGTCCACAGCaccgactcgctgtacagcttccgTTCACCTTGTTGCTCCCTCGGGGTTGCAACG harbors:
- the LOC120418961 gene encoding uncharacterized protein LOC120418961, with protein sequence MSLGPFFRSPFTDLTASMVNFQQYDKCGPMEMAAIDCLEAYGTIRGNEKCADLLADFKECAIMSKQVARFRAMRLERHRQGLLGDKKSEEYYAKPPRVDAY